The Vicia villosa cultivar HV-30 ecotype Madison, WI linkage group LG1, Vvil1.0, whole genome shotgun sequence genome includes a region encoding these proteins:
- the LOC131628866 gene encoding calcium-transporting ATPase 10, plasma membrane-type-like isoform X1, whose amino-acid sequence MTSSKDSPPAHRDLESGSLNAITCSADVDGEDYSTDPFDISRTKDASIQRLNRWRQAALVLNASRRFRYTLDLKKEEERKQTLRKIIVHIRAIQAAYRFKEAAKNTNRTIVLPSSSNGEFSIGQEQLSSISREHDTNALKDYGGVIGLSNLLKTNLDKGTKGDEADLVIRRNAFGSNNYPRKKGQNFLMFIWDACKDLTLIVLMVAAVASLALGIKSEGIKEGWYDGGSIAFAVILVISVTAITDYKQSLQFQDLNEHKRNIHLQVIRYGRRIEISIYDVVVGDVIPLNIGNQVPADGILITGHSLAVDESSMTGESKIVNKHSKEPFLMSGCKVADGSGTMLVTAVGINTEWGLLMTSISEDTSEETPLQVRLNGLATFIGIAGLAVAIIVLVVLLARYFSGHTKNPDGSVQFIAGKTSVGDAINGVVKIATIAVTIVVVAVPEGLPLAVTLTLAYSMKKMMADKALVRRLSACETMGSATTICSDKTGTLTMNQMTVVEACVGGKKILPPNDKSQLSPILYSLLIEGAAQNTNGSVFVPESGNGVEVSGSPTEKAILHWGFQLGMDFEATRSESSIVHVFPFNSDKKRGGVALQMVTPSLQPDAEIHIHWKGAAEIVLASCTRYFDINDQLVDMDEEKMTVLRNVIEDMAANSLRCVAIAYRLLDKTENIPTGEEELACWSLPEDDLVLLAIVGLKVCISSRINTIMSSLSFLESITILEGSIPCKLCIEMQDPCRPGVKDAVHLCQKAGVKVKMVTGDNVKTAKAIAVECGILGSLADATEPNIIEGKTFRALSDKEREDIVEKISVMGRSSPNDKLLLVQALRRKGHVVAVTGDGTNDAPALHEADIGLAMGIQGTEVAKESSDIIILDDNFASVVKVVKWGRSVYANIQKFIQFQLTINIAALVINVIASFSTGDVPLNTVQLLWVNLIMDTLGALALATESPTDHLMDQLPVGRRDPLVTNIMWRNLLIQAMYQVSVLLILNFQGRSILSLRHEINAYAVKVKNTIIFNAFVLCQVFNEFNARKPDEFNIFKGVTKNYLFMGIVGLTIVIQIVIIEFLGNFTKTVKLNWKQWLICVFIGFISWPLAVIGKLIPVPTTPMNNCFRRFQCGRTRRKMDS is encoded by the exons ATGACTTCGTCAAAGGATTCTCCTCCGGCACATCGTGACTTAGAGTCCGGTTCTCTCAATGCTATTACCTGTTCTGCTGATGTGGATGGCGAAGATTACTCAACGGATCCATTTGATATTAGCAGAACAAAGGATGCTTCCATCCAACGACTCAACCGTTGGAGG CAAGCTGCACTTGTGCTTAACGCTTCTCGTCGATTTCGTTACACCTTGGacttgaagaaagaagaagagaggaaGCAAACACTGAGGAAGATTATAGTTCATATACGAGCCATTCAA GCTGCATATCGTTTCAAGGAAGCTGCGAAGAACACAAACA GAACCATAGTACTTCCTTCAAGCTCCAATGGAGAATTTTCAATAGGACAAGAGCAACTTTCTTCAATCTCAAGAGAGCATGATACAAATGCTCTAAAGGATTATGGAGGG GTTATAGGGTTGTCAAATTTGTTGAAAACCAATTTAGATAAGGGGACTAAAGGCGATGAAGCTGACTTGGTAATCCGAAGGAATGCATTTGGTTCCAACAACTACCCTCGAAAGAAAGGACAAAACTTTTTG ATGTTTATCTGGGATGCTTGCAAGGATCTGACCTTGATTGTTTTAATGGTCGCTGCGGTGGCTTCATTAGCACTTGGGATAAAATCTGAG GGTATTAAGGAAGGATGGTATGATGGCGGAAGCATTGCTTTTGCAGTTATTCTTGTTATTTCTGTTACAG CGATAACCGATTACAAACAATCTCTTCAGTTTCAAGACTTAAATGAGCATAAAAGAAACATACATTTGCAG GTTATTAGATATGGAAGAAGAATCGAGATCTCCATATATGATGTTGTTGTAGGTGATGTTATACCACTCAATATCGGTAACCAG GTTCCTGCCGACGGAATTTTGATCACCGGTCACTCTCTTGCAGTTGATGAATCAAGTATGACCGGGGAGAGCAAGATC gtCAATAAGCATTCTAAGGAACCTTTTTTGATGTCGGGATGTAAAGTTGCAGACGGAAGCGGCACTATGCTAGTAACCGCTGTCGGTATTAATACCGAATGGGGGCTTCTAATGACTAGCATTTCAGAAGACACTAGTGAAGAAACACCTTTGCAG GTTCGCTTGAATGGTCTCGCTACCTTCATCGGTATCGCTGGCCTCGCTGTGGCTATAATTGTTCTAGTTGTGTTACTCGCCAG ATATTTCTCCGGGCACACTAAAAATCCCGATGGAAGTGTTCAATTTATAGCGGGAAAGACCTCGGTCGGGGATGCTATTAATGGAGTAGTTAAGATAGCCACTATTGCG GTCACCATTGTAGTGGTTGCAGTACCCGAAGGACTTCCTTTAGCTGTTACCTTAAC ACTTGCTTACTCAATGAAAAAAATGATGGCAGATAAAGCTTTG GTGAGGAGGCTTTCTGCCTGTGAAACAATGGGATCAGCCACAACTATCTGCAGTGATAAGACTGGAACATTGACAATGAATCAG ATGACTGTTGTTGAGGCATGTGTTGGTGGAAAGAAGATTTTACCGCCTAATGATAAGTCGCAGCTATCTCCTATCCTCTATTCTTTGCTGATTGAAGGTGCTGCACAGAACACTAATGGAAGTGTTTTTGTACCTGAG AGTGGCAATGGTGTTGAGGTTTCTGGATCACCAACAGAAAAGGCAATTTTACATTGGGGATTTCAG CTTGGGATGGATTTTGAGGCTACCAGATCAGAATCATCAATCGTACATGTTTTTCCATTCAACTCGGACAAGAAAAGAGGCGGAGTAGCATTACAAATGGTAACACCTTCTTTGCAGCCCGACGCTGAAATCCATATACATTGGAAAGGTGCTGCTGAGATAGTTCTTGCCAGCTGTACTCGGTATTTTGATATAAATGATCAGTTGGTGGATATGGATGAAGAAAAG ATGACAGTTTTGAGAAATGTCATAGAAGATATGGCTGCCAATAGTCTACGTTGTGTTGCCATTGCATATAGACTATTAGATAAAACGGAGAACATTCCAACCGGCGAAGAAGAACTTGCTTGCTGGTCATTACCAGAGGACGATCTTGTTTTACTGGCTATTGTCGGTCTGAAGGTATGTATTTCCTCCAGAATTAATACTATAATGTCATCTTTGTCTTTTTTAGAATCCATAACCATTCTTGAAGGATCCATTCCTTGTAAATTATGTATCGAAATGCAGGATCCTTGTCGACCTGGCGTCAAAGATGCAGTGCACCTTTGCCAAAAAGCTGGTGTTAAG GTAAAAATGGTCACTGGTGACAATGTTAAAACTGCAAAAGCAATTGCTGTGGAATGTGGAATACTTGGTTCATTGGCGGATGCTACAGAGCCAAACATCATTGAAGGAAAAACATTTCGAGCCTTGTCAGACAAAGAGAGAGAAGACATTGTTGAAAAGATCTCG GTTATGGGACGGTCGTCTCCTAATGACAAGCTTCTGCTTGTGCAAGCATTGAGGAGGAAGGGGCATGTTGTGGCCGTAACCGGGGATGGAACAAATGATGCTCCAGCACTGCATGAG GCTGATATAGGTCTTGCAATGGGCATTCAAGGAACAGAAGTTGCTAAAGAGAGCTCTGATATCATTATTTTGGATGACAATTTTGCTTCTGTTGTGAAG GTTGTTAAATGGGGGCGATCTGTGTACGCAAATATTCAGAAATTTATCCAGTTTCAGCTTACAATCAATATAGCAGCTCTTGTTATAAATGTCATTGCTTCATTTTCCACTGGCGATGTCCCACTAAATACAGTACAG CTTCTTTGGGTAAATCTAATCATGGATACTCTAGGAGCACTAGCCTTGGCAACTGAATCACCAACAGATCACCTTATGGATCAGCTTCCAGTTGGTAGAAG AGATCCTCTTGTAACAAATATTATGTGGAGGAATCTGCTAATACAGGCTATGTACCAAGTTTCTGTCTTGCTTATACTCAATTTCCAAGGCAGGAGCATACTGAGTCTAAGGCACGAGATCAACGCCTATGCTGTCAAAGTGAAGAACACTATAATATTCAATGCATTTGTTCTATGTCAA GTATTTAATGAATTTAACGCGCGAAAGCCAGATGAATTCAACATTTTCAAGGGGGTTACCAAAAACTATCTATTTATGGGGATAGTGGGATTAACTATAGTAATCCAG ATTGTCATCATTGAATTTCTTGGAAATTTCACTAAAACAGTCAAGCTTAATTGGAAGCAGTGGCTCATATGTGTTTTTATAGGATTTATCAG CTGGCCTCTTGCAGTGATTGGAAAACTGATACCAGTACCTACGACTCCCATGAATAACTGTTTTAGAAGATTTCAATGTGGAAGAACTAGAAGAAAGATGGATTCTTAA
- the LOC131628866 gene encoding calcium-transporting ATPase 10, plasma membrane-type-like isoform X4 yields the protein MTSSKDSPPAHRDLESGSLNAITCSADVDGEDYSTDPFDISRTKDASIQRLNRWRQAALVLNASRRFRYTLDLKKEEERKQTLRKIIVHIRAIQAAYRFKEAAKNTNILPSSSNGEFSIGQEQLSSISREHDTNALKDYGGVIGLSNLLKTNLDKGTKGDEADLVIRRNAFGSNNYPRKKGQNFLMFIWDACKDLTLIVLMVAAVASLALGIKSEGIKEGWYDGGSIAFAVILVISVTAITDYKQSLQFQDLNEHKRNIHLQVIRYGRRIEISIYDVVVGDVIPLNIGNQVPADGILITGHSLAVDESSMTGESKIVNKHSKEPFLMSGCKVADGSGTMLVTAVGINTEWGLLMTSISEDTSEETPLQVRLNGLATFIGIAGLAVAIIVLVVLLARYFSGHTKNPDGSVQFIAGKTSVGDAINGVVKIATIAVTIVVVAVPEGLPLAVTLTLAYSMKKMMADKALVRRLSACETMGSATTICSDKTGTLTMNQMTVVEACVGGKKILPPNDKSQLSPILYSLLIEGAAQNTNGSVFVPESGNGVEVSGSPTEKAILHWGFQLGMDFEATRSESSIVHVFPFNSDKKRGGVALQMVTPSLQPDAEIHIHWKGAAEIVLASCTRYFDINDQLVDMDEEKMTVLRNVIEDMAANSLRCVAIAYRLLDKTENIPTGEEELACWSLPEDDLVLLAIVGLKDPCRPGVKDAVHLCQKAGVKVKMVTGDNVKTAKAIAVECGILGSLADATEPNIIEGKTFRALSDKEREDIVEKISVMGRSSPNDKLLLVQALRRKGHVVAVTGDGTNDAPALHEADIGLAMGIQGTEVAKESSDIIILDDNFASVVKVVKWGRSVYANIQKFIQFQLTINIAALVINVIASFSTGDVPLNTVQLLWVNLIMDTLGALALATESPTDHLMDQLPVGRRDPLVTNIMWRNLLIQAMYQVSVLLILNFQGRSILSLRHEINAYAVKVKNTIIFNAFVLCQVFNEFNARKPDEFNIFKGVTKNYLFMGIVGLTIVIQIVIIEFLGNFTKTVKLNWKQWLICVFIGFISWPLAVIGKLIPVPTTPMNNCFRRFQCGRTRRKMDS from the exons ATGACTTCGTCAAAGGATTCTCCTCCGGCACATCGTGACTTAGAGTCCGGTTCTCTCAATGCTATTACCTGTTCTGCTGATGTGGATGGCGAAGATTACTCAACGGATCCATTTGATATTAGCAGAACAAAGGATGCTTCCATCCAACGACTCAACCGTTGGAGG CAAGCTGCACTTGTGCTTAACGCTTCTCGTCGATTTCGTTACACCTTGGacttgaagaaagaagaagagaggaaGCAAACACTGAGGAAGATTATAGTTCATATACGAGCCATTCAA GCTGCATATCGTTTCAAGGAAGCTGCGAAGAACACAAACA TACTTCCTTCAAGCTCCAATGGAGAATTTTCAATAGGACAAGAGCAACTTTCTTCAATCTCAAGAGAGCATGATACAAATGCTCTAAAGGATTATGGAGGG GTTATAGGGTTGTCAAATTTGTTGAAAACCAATTTAGATAAGGGGACTAAAGGCGATGAAGCTGACTTGGTAATCCGAAGGAATGCATTTGGTTCCAACAACTACCCTCGAAAGAAAGGACAAAACTTTTTG ATGTTTATCTGGGATGCTTGCAAGGATCTGACCTTGATTGTTTTAATGGTCGCTGCGGTGGCTTCATTAGCACTTGGGATAAAATCTGAG GGTATTAAGGAAGGATGGTATGATGGCGGAAGCATTGCTTTTGCAGTTATTCTTGTTATTTCTGTTACAG CGATAACCGATTACAAACAATCTCTTCAGTTTCAAGACTTAAATGAGCATAAAAGAAACATACATTTGCAG GTTATTAGATATGGAAGAAGAATCGAGATCTCCATATATGATGTTGTTGTAGGTGATGTTATACCACTCAATATCGGTAACCAG GTTCCTGCCGACGGAATTTTGATCACCGGTCACTCTCTTGCAGTTGATGAATCAAGTATGACCGGGGAGAGCAAGATC gtCAATAAGCATTCTAAGGAACCTTTTTTGATGTCGGGATGTAAAGTTGCAGACGGAAGCGGCACTATGCTAGTAACCGCTGTCGGTATTAATACCGAATGGGGGCTTCTAATGACTAGCATTTCAGAAGACACTAGTGAAGAAACACCTTTGCAG GTTCGCTTGAATGGTCTCGCTACCTTCATCGGTATCGCTGGCCTCGCTGTGGCTATAATTGTTCTAGTTGTGTTACTCGCCAG ATATTTCTCCGGGCACACTAAAAATCCCGATGGAAGTGTTCAATTTATAGCGGGAAAGACCTCGGTCGGGGATGCTATTAATGGAGTAGTTAAGATAGCCACTATTGCG GTCACCATTGTAGTGGTTGCAGTACCCGAAGGACTTCCTTTAGCTGTTACCTTAAC ACTTGCTTACTCAATGAAAAAAATGATGGCAGATAAAGCTTTG GTGAGGAGGCTTTCTGCCTGTGAAACAATGGGATCAGCCACAACTATCTGCAGTGATAAGACTGGAACATTGACAATGAATCAG ATGACTGTTGTTGAGGCATGTGTTGGTGGAAAGAAGATTTTACCGCCTAATGATAAGTCGCAGCTATCTCCTATCCTCTATTCTTTGCTGATTGAAGGTGCTGCACAGAACACTAATGGAAGTGTTTTTGTACCTGAG AGTGGCAATGGTGTTGAGGTTTCTGGATCACCAACAGAAAAGGCAATTTTACATTGGGGATTTCAG CTTGGGATGGATTTTGAGGCTACCAGATCAGAATCATCAATCGTACATGTTTTTCCATTCAACTCGGACAAGAAAAGAGGCGGAGTAGCATTACAAATGGTAACACCTTCTTTGCAGCCCGACGCTGAAATCCATATACATTGGAAAGGTGCTGCTGAGATAGTTCTTGCCAGCTGTACTCGGTATTTTGATATAAATGATCAGTTGGTGGATATGGATGAAGAAAAG ATGACAGTTTTGAGAAATGTCATAGAAGATATGGCTGCCAATAGTCTACGTTGTGTTGCCATTGCATATAGACTATTAGATAAAACGGAGAACATTCCAACCGGCGAAGAAGAACTTGCTTGCTGGTCATTACCAGAGGACGATCTTGTTTTACTGGCTATTGTCGGTCTGAAG GATCCTTGTCGACCTGGCGTCAAAGATGCAGTGCACCTTTGCCAAAAAGCTGGTGTTAAG GTAAAAATGGTCACTGGTGACAATGTTAAAACTGCAAAAGCAATTGCTGTGGAATGTGGAATACTTGGTTCATTGGCGGATGCTACAGAGCCAAACATCATTGAAGGAAAAACATTTCGAGCCTTGTCAGACAAAGAGAGAGAAGACATTGTTGAAAAGATCTCG GTTATGGGACGGTCGTCTCCTAATGACAAGCTTCTGCTTGTGCAAGCATTGAGGAGGAAGGGGCATGTTGTGGCCGTAACCGGGGATGGAACAAATGATGCTCCAGCACTGCATGAG GCTGATATAGGTCTTGCAATGGGCATTCAAGGAACAGAAGTTGCTAAAGAGAGCTCTGATATCATTATTTTGGATGACAATTTTGCTTCTGTTGTGAAG GTTGTTAAATGGGGGCGATCTGTGTACGCAAATATTCAGAAATTTATCCAGTTTCAGCTTACAATCAATATAGCAGCTCTTGTTATAAATGTCATTGCTTCATTTTCCACTGGCGATGTCCCACTAAATACAGTACAG CTTCTTTGGGTAAATCTAATCATGGATACTCTAGGAGCACTAGCCTTGGCAACTGAATCACCAACAGATCACCTTATGGATCAGCTTCCAGTTGGTAGAAG AGATCCTCTTGTAACAAATATTATGTGGAGGAATCTGCTAATACAGGCTATGTACCAAGTTTCTGTCTTGCTTATACTCAATTTCCAAGGCAGGAGCATACTGAGTCTAAGGCACGAGATCAACGCCTATGCTGTCAAAGTGAAGAACACTATAATATTCAATGCATTTGTTCTATGTCAA GTATTTAATGAATTTAACGCGCGAAAGCCAGATGAATTCAACATTTTCAAGGGGGTTACCAAAAACTATCTATTTATGGGGATAGTGGGATTAACTATAGTAATCCAG ATTGTCATCATTGAATTTCTTGGAAATTTCACTAAAACAGTCAAGCTTAATTGGAAGCAGTGGCTCATATGTGTTTTTATAGGATTTATCAG CTGGCCTCTTGCAGTGATTGGAAAACTGATACCAGTACCTACGACTCCCATGAATAACTGTTTTAGAAGATTTCAATGTGGAAGAACTAGAAGAAAGATGGATTCTTAA
- the LOC131628866 gene encoding calcium-transporting ATPase 10, plasma membrane-type-like isoform X3, with protein MTSSKDSPPAHRDLESGSLNAITCSADVDGEDYSTDPFDISRTKDASIQRLNRWRQAALVLNASRRFRYTLDLKKEEERKQTLRKIIVHIRAIQAAYRFKEAAKNTNRTIVLPSSSNGEFSIGQEQLSSISREHDTNALKDYGGVIGLSNLLKTNLDKGTKGDEADLVIRRNAFGSNNYPRKKGQNFLMFIWDACKDLTLIVLMVAAVASLALGIKSEGIKEGWYDGGSIAFAVILVISVTAITDYKQSLQFQDLNEHKRNIHLQVIRYGRRIEISIYDVVVGDVIPLNIGNQVPADGILITGHSLAVDESSMTGESKIVNKHSKEPFLMSGCKVADGSGTMLVTAVGINTEWGLLMTSISEDTSEETPLQVRLNGLATFIGIAGLAVAIIVLVVLLARYFSGHTKNPDGSVQFIAGKTSVGDAINGVVKIATIAVTIVVVAVPEGLPLAVTLTLAYSMKKMMADKALVRRLSACETMGSATTICSDKTGTLTMNQMTVVEACVGGKKILPPNDKSQLSPILYSLLIEGAAQNTNGSVFVPESGNGVEVSGSPTEKAILHWGFQLGMDFEATRSESSIVHVFPFNSDKKRGGVALQMVTPSLQPDAEIHIHWKGAAEIVLASCTRYFDINDQLVDMDEEKMTVLRNVIEDMAANSLRCVAIAYRLLDKTENIPTGEEELACWSLPEDDLVLLAIVGLKDPCRPGVKDAVHLCQKAGVKVKMVTGDNVKTAKAIAVECGILGSLADATEPNIIEGKTFRALSDKEREDIVEKISVMGRSSPNDKLLLVQALRRKGHVVAVTGDGTNDAPALHEADIGLAMGIQGTEVAKESSDIIILDDNFASVVKVVKWGRSVYANIQKFIQFQLTINIAALVINVIASFSTGDVPLNTVQLLWVNLIMDTLGALALATESPTDHLMDQLPVGRRDPLVTNIMWRNLLIQAMYQVSVLLILNFQGRSILSLRHEINAYAVKVKNTIIFNAFVLCQVFNEFNARKPDEFNIFKGVTKNYLFMGIVGLTIVIQIVIIEFLGNFTKTVKLNWKQWLICVFIGFISWPLAVIGKLIPVPTTPMNNCFRRFQCGRTRRKMDS; from the exons ATGACTTCGTCAAAGGATTCTCCTCCGGCACATCGTGACTTAGAGTCCGGTTCTCTCAATGCTATTACCTGTTCTGCTGATGTGGATGGCGAAGATTACTCAACGGATCCATTTGATATTAGCAGAACAAAGGATGCTTCCATCCAACGACTCAACCGTTGGAGG CAAGCTGCACTTGTGCTTAACGCTTCTCGTCGATTTCGTTACACCTTGGacttgaagaaagaagaagagaggaaGCAAACACTGAGGAAGATTATAGTTCATATACGAGCCATTCAA GCTGCATATCGTTTCAAGGAAGCTGCGAAGAACACAAACA GAACCATAGTACTTCCTTCAAGCTCCAATGGAGAATTTTCAATAGGACAAGAGCAACTTTCTTCAATCTCAAGAGAGCATGATACAAATGCTCTAAAGGATTATGGAGGG GTTATAGGGTTGTCAAATTTGTTGAAAACCAATTTAGATAAGGGGACTAAAGGCGATGAAGCTGACTTGGTAATCCGAAGGAATGCATTTGGTTCCAACAACTACCCTCGAAAGAAAGGACAAAACTTTTTG ATGTTTATCTGGGATGCTTGCAAGGATCTGACCTTGATTGTTTTAATGGTCGCTGCGGTGGCTTCATTAGCACTTGGGATAAAATCTGAG GGTATTAAGGAAGGATGGTATGATGGCGGAAGCATTGCTTTTGCAGTTATTCTTGTTATTTCTGTTACAG CGATAACCGATTACAAACAATCTCTTCAGTTTCAAGACTTAAATGAGCATAAAAGAAACATACATTTGCAG GTTATTAGATATGGAAGAAGAATCGAGATCTCCATATATGATGTTGTTGTAGGTGATGTTATACCACTCAATATCGGTAACCAG GTTCCTGCCGACGGAATTTTGATCACCGGTCACTCTCTTGCAGTTGATGAATCAAGTATGACCGGGGAGAGCAAGATC gtCAATAAGCATTCTAAGGAACCTTTTTTGATGTCGGGATGTAAAGTTGCAGACGGAAGCGGCACTATGCTAGTAACCGCTGTCGGTATTAATACCGAATGGGGGCTTCTAATGACTAGCATTTCAGAAGACACTAGTGAAGAAACACCTTTGCAG GTTCGCTTGAATGGTCTCGCTACCTTCATCGGTATCGCTGGCCTCGCTGTGGCTATAATTGTTCTAGTTGTGTTACTCGCCAG ATATTTCTCCGGGCACACTAAAAATCCCGATGGAAGTGTTCAATTTATAGCGGGAAAGACCTCGGTCGGGGATGCTATTAATGGAGTAGTTAAGATAGCCACTATTGCG GTCACCATTGTAGTGGTTGCAGTACCCGAAGGACTTCCTTTAGCTGTTACCTTAAC ACTTGCTTACTCAATGAAAAAAATGATGGCAGATAAAGCTTTG GTGAGGAGGCTTTCTGCCTGTGAAACAATGGGATCAGCCACAACTATCTGCAGTGATAAGACTGGAACATTGACAATGAATCAG ATGACTGTTGTTGAGGCATGTGTTGGTGGAAAGAAGATTTTACCGCCTAATGATAAGTCGCAGCTATCTCCTATCCTCTATTCTTTGCTGATTGAAGGTGCTGCACAGAACACTAATGGAAGTGTTTTTGTACCTGAG AGTGGCAATGGTGTTGAGGTTTCTGGATCACCAACAGAAAAGGCAATTTTACATTGGGGATTTCAG CTTGGGATGGATTTTGAGGCTACCAGATCAGAATCATCAATCGTACATGTTTTTCCATTCAACTCGGACAAGAAAAGAGGCGGAGTAGCATTACAAATGGTAACACCTTCTTTGCAGCCCGACGCTGAAATCCATATACATTGGAAAGGTGCTGCTGAGATAGTTCTTGCCAGCTGTACTCGGTATTTTGATATAAATGATCAGTTGGTGGATATGGATGAAGAAAAG ATGACAGTTTTGAGAAATGTCATAGAAGATATGGCTGCCAATAGTCTACGTTGTGTTGCCATTGCATATAGACTATTAGATAAAACGGAGAACATTCCAACCGGCGAAGAAGAACTTGCTTGCTGGTCATTACCAGAGGACGATCTTGTTTTACTGGCTATTGTCGGTCTGAAG GATCCTTGTCGACCTGGCGTCAAAGATGCAGTGCACCTTTGCCAAAAAGCTGGTGTTAAG GTAAAAATGGTCACTGGTGACAATGTTAAAACTGCAAAAGCAATTGCTGTGGAATGTGGAATACTTGGTTCATTGGCGGATGCTACAGAGCCAAACATCATTGAAGGAAAAACATTTCGAGCCTTGTCAGACAAAGAGAGAGAAGACATTGTTGAAAAGATCTCG GTTATGGGACGGTCGTCTCCTAATGACAAGCTTCTGCTTGTGCAAGCATTGAGGAGGAAGGGGCATGTTGTGGCCGTAACCGGGGATGGAACAAATGATGCTCCAGCACTGCATGAG GCTGATATAGGTCTTGCAATGGGCATTCAAGGAACAGAAGTTGCTAAAGAGAGCTCTGATATCATTATTTTGGATGACAATTTTGCTTCTGTTGTGAAG GTTGTTAAATGGGGGCGATCTGTGTACGCAAATATTCAGAAATTTATCCAGTTTCAGCTTACAATCAATATAGCAGCTCTTGTTATAAATGTCATTGCTTCATTTTCCACTGGCGATGTCCCACTAAATACAGTACAG CTTCTTTGGGTAAATCTAATCATGGATACTCTAGGAGCACTAGCCTTGGCAACTGAATCACCAACAGATCACCTTATGGATCAGCTTCCAGTTGGTAGAAG AGATCCTCTTGTAACAAATATTATGTGGAGGAATCTGCTAATACAGGCTATGTACCAAGTTTCTGTCTTGCTTATACTCAATTTCCAAGGCAGGAGCATACTGAGTCTAAGGCACGAGATCAACGCCTATGCTGTCAAAGTGAAGAACACTATAATATTCAATGCATTTGTTCTATGTCAA GTATTTAATGAATTTAACGCGCGAAAGCCAGATGAATTCAACATTTTCAAGGGGGTTACCAAAAACTATCTATTTATGGGGATAGTGGGATTAACTATAGTAATCCAG ATTGTCATCATTGAATTTCTTGGAAATTTCACTAAAACAGTCAAGCTTAATTGGAAGCAGTGGCTCATATGTGTTTTTATAGGATTTATCAG CTGGCCTCTTGCAGTGATTGGAAAACTGATACCAGTACCTACGACTCCCATGAATAACTGTTTTAGAAGATTTCAATGTGGAAGAACTAGAAGAAAGATGGATTCTTAA